One window from the genome of Pieris napi chromosome 12, ilPieNapi1.2, whole genome shotgun sequence encodes:
- the LOC125054888 gene encoding esterase E4-like: MWSLIFLFIFSVSAEDSKTVKLDSGWVVGNKYWNGDYYEFYGIPYATAPTGRDRFKAPLPVTPWEDVLSASDTNKRCKQCYYTDASDEDVVLDGDEDCLVINVITPTIASETNPVPVLVYIHSGAFAGGTGNMAKFTYLARHDVIVVSFNYRVGAIGFACLGNEDIPGNAGLKDQVAALRWIKANIHKFGGDPDNITLAGFSVGASMAELLALSKATDGLINRLILESGSALAPFTINRDPVSTAWNIAQAMGYNGPANIDELTEFYLNANIKDLALKSLNYFLPNSTFGFAPCIERDQGLERIVTESPLDTLIKGDFKKIPVLTGFSNMEGLSRSIKFGTWREEMNENFADFLPADLKFKTEDEKNEVIKEIKKYYFHDKIINRESLQNYIDYFSDIMFKYSIMKSAQLHSSISNNPVYLYEFSYVGKLNIQHNYMDRIKGASHRDQTAYILDFYGFTNNYKDLTTRDRMTTMWTDFAQYGNPTEYESALLTVKWPSYTKKSPMYLEINKNLQVKKGHFTNGFKFWDQIYSKYHWDPQPVNPEIIKKESNNDYKTADKKEKQVISDNIENTTDNSSKGQSNNTEENENTSRENIMDKQSTLKSTTTKTKRGKDGKLVKEVITETTQTTEKVEAETKDIKENPQNDKLKPEDSISREDNIEKQPTLKRTTTITKRGKDGKLVKEVITETNENTEKVVTENKDTKENPQHEKFNSDENTSRENKIENQSTLKRTTTKTKRGKDGKLVKEVITETHENTEKVESENKDTKENPQNEKLNSDENTSSENKIENQSTLKKTTTKTKRGKDGKLVKKVITETYQNGKKVQTETKDSKDIKQSPQNEK, translated from the exons ATGTGGTcgttaattttcttatttattttttctgtgtCAGCAGAGGATTCTAAGACTGTTAAGTTGGATTCAGGATGGGTGGTGGGAAATAAGTACTGGAATGGTGATTATTATGAATTCTATGGAATCCCATACGCAACTGCGCCAACTGGTAGAGATCGGTTTaag GCTCCCTTGCCTGTAACACCTTGGGAAGATGTACTTAGTGCCAGTGACACTAATAAGCGCTGTAAGCAGTGCTATTACACTGATGCTTCTGACGAAGACGTTGTACTTGATGGAGACGAGGACTGCCTCGTTATAAACGTTATCACTCCAACAATAGCTAGTGAAACGAATCCGGTACCTGTTCTAGTTTACATTCACAGTGGGGCATTCGCCGGTGGTACTGGAAATATGGCCAAGTTCACTTACTTAGCAAGGCACGACGTCATTGTTGTAAGCTTCAATTACAGAGTGGGAGCTATAGGTTTCGCCTGTTTAGGTAATGAAGATATACCTGGAAATGCTGGATTAAAAGATCAAGTGGCAGCTTTGCGTTGGATAAAAGCGAACATACATAAGTTTGGAGGAGATCCCGATAACATAACTTTAGCAGGATTCAGTGTGGGTGCATCTATGGCTGAACTTCTTGCGCTCTCAAAGGCTACAGATGGATTAATAAATCGATTAATATTGGAAAGTGGTAGTGCGCTTGCCCCTTTTACAATAAACCGAGATCCAGTAAGTACTGCATGGAATATCGCACAGGCAATGGGTTACAATGGTCCTGCGAATATAGACGAATTAACTGAATTTTATCTTAATGCTAATATAAAAGATTTAGCACTTAAAAGTTTAAACTATTTCCTACCAAATAGCACATTTGGTTTTGCGCCGTGCATTGAAAGAGACCAAGGGCTTGAAAGGATTGTAACTGAATCACCACTAGATACTTTAATAAAAGGAGACTTCAAGAAAATACCAGTTTTAACTGGTTTCTCTAATATGGAAGGTTTGAGTCGATCAATTAAGTTTGGAACATGGAGAGAAGAAATGAATGAAAATTTTGCTGATTTCTTACCAgctgatttaaaatttaagacTGAGGATGAAAAAAATGAAGTCataaaagaaattaagaaGTATTACTTTCATGACAAGATAATTAATCGCGAAAGTCTTCAGAACTATATAGATTACTTTTCAGATATTATGTTCAAGTATTCTATAATGAAGTCAGCTCAACTACACTCTTCTATATCTAATAACcctgtatatttatatgaattttcaTATGTTGGAAAACTAAATATTCAACATAATTATATGGATCGAATAAAAGGTGCGAGTCATAGAGATCAAACTGCGTATATCTTAGATTTTTACggttttacaaataattacaaagaCTTAACAACAAGAGATAGAATGACAACAATGTGGACCGACTTCGCTCAGTATGG GAATCCTACTGAATATGAAAGCGCACTACTTACTGTGAAGTGGCCGTCTTACACGAAAAAATCACCAATGTATTTAGAGATCAACAAAAATTTGCAAGTGAAAAAAGGACATTTTACTAATGGATTTAAGTTTTGGGACCaaatttatagtaaatatCATTGGGATCCTCAACCAGTAAATCcagaaataataaagaaagagAGTAACAATGATTATAAAACAGCGGataagaaagaaaaacaagTGATTTCTGATAACATTGAAAACACAACAGATAATTCAAGCAAGGGACAATCTAACAATACAGAAGAGAATGAAAATACCTCGCGTGAAAACATAATGGATAAACAATCGACACTGAAAAGTACTACAACTAAAACCAAAAGAGGAAAAGACGGCAAACTTGTTAAAGAAGTTATAACTGAGACTACTCAAACCACTGAAAAAGTTGAAGCTGAAACTAaagatattaaagaaaatccacaaaatgataaattaaaacctGAAGACAGTATTTCGCGTGAAGACAACATCGAAAAACAGCCAACACTGAAACGTACTACAACTATAACCAAAAGAGGAAAAGACGGTAAACTTGTAAAAGAAGTTATAACTGAGACTAATGAAAACACAGAAAAAGTTGTAACTGAAAATAAAGATACGAAAGAAAATCCAcaacatgagaaatttaattcaGACGAAAATACTTCACGTGAAaacaaaattgaaaatcaGTCAACACTGAAACGCACTACAACTAAAACCAAAAGAGGAAAAGACGGTAAACTTGTTAAAGAAGTTATAACTGAGACTCATGAAAACACTGAAAAAGTTGAATCTGAAAATAAAGATACGAAAGAAAACCCACAAAATGAGAAATTAAATTCGGATGAAAATACTTCAAGTGAAaacaaaattgaaaatcaGTCAACACTGAAAAAAACTAcaactaaaactaaaagagGAAAAGACGGCAAACttgttaaaaaagttataactgAGACTTATCAAAATGGTAAAAAAGTTCAAACTGAAACTAAGGATTCGaaagatattaaacaaagtccACAAAATGAGAAATAA